In the genome of Oncorhynchus nerka isolate Pitt River linkage group LG4, Oner_Uvic_2.0, whole genome shotgun sequence, the window TAAGGTTTGATGTGGCCCGAGAGAAGTTGTCCGCAACCAACCACTGATCTAGGATGAGATGAACCTACCTCCCCAATCATCATTCCATCAGGAAGGTGTCAATATCTGATTCAAGACCAGTGAACAACTTTTACATATCCCCCTTGATGACATTGGCCAAATTTCAAATGAGACCCCATTTTCCATATTGTGCGCTGCTTGACCAGCAGTCCCCTGAGTAGCCCTTCATTAAGTAGTGCACTTTATGGGGATTAGGGTGTGATTTCAGATGCAGAGAGAGATTGAACTAGGCAACTCTCATCACTGATGATTATGGTGACCTATGTTGTTTTGTATTCAAATGTCAAACCTGACCTCATCTTGATTCCGACTCCTGCCACATAATTTGACAATACAATCAAGGCCCTGCCTACTGGCTTTGacatcacagaaatgcataacatATTCTAGAGGTTGTAGTTACACTGATGGACTTATCTTCCATACTTCTCCACTAAATGTTGGTAAATGTTATCTTTCTGGGTTGTATGTGCACAAGCAAAACCAactatgttgtgttgtattgtacttAGATTTCTGTGAAATGTAGAGATCTTTAGTGTATGAGGTTTTGCATGTCACGAGAAGTACATTGCATGATATTTTTGTGATTATTTTTAGCTATGACCTAACTCTATTTACACTGTCAACTATCCATAGGAAGTAAAACAAATACACTTACCGTCTCATGTTTCTTCtcagtatcacacacacacacacacacacacacacacacacacacacacacacaaaataacctTTCTACTGTTGACCGAGGGGTGGggacctacagatgtaggatcttaatttgagccagttagctacagcaggaaaataattgtttggattataattaatggacatttttcaaAAGGGAAAATTCAAAGtgtaaattacaaacttcagaagcctttttaaacttcAAATACACTTCAACTTTTAAAAAattatcctgcaacagggtgattaaATTAAGATCCTATGGGCAGAGAGCACCTGAGGCTGGGAGTGCCAGTTATTCCAGTCAGTACCTTGTAAGGCCTGCCCTCCTGTCACACCAGTTCCCTTCCAGCAGTGTCATAGAACACTTACATATGCCTGAAGAATCACAACCTCTAATGGAATGTGTGAGCTGGAACAGGTGCATGAATTGTTCTATGACACCAGTGACACTGAGCAATACACTCAGAACTGTTATTGGTACTCTGACAGCTCATTCTTATTGAGGACCAATGAGGACAGAAATCTGTAAAGTGACTTGAATACATTCCTTTAAACCCGCAGACACAGTAGTATGATGGTATATTGTTAACAAGTGATATATttactcagcctggtctcatagactagacataacatagtaaatgtaaattcgGCACACTCAAATtattatgatatgttacatttggtgtAGGGTGGTTGGTAGGGGTTGATGGGCATATAACGCAAATCTTGGTTGTTActcagggtggatgggtgggccTATAACTCGAacggggtggatgggtgggtgtataaCTCGAAcggggtggatgggtgggcgtataactcGAACGGGGTTGATGGGTGGGTGTATAACTCGAAcggggtggatgggtgggcgtataactcgaacggggtgggtggatgggtgggtgtataaCTCAAacagggtggatgggtgggccTATAACTCGAacggggtggatgggtgggtgtataaCTCGAAcggggtggatgggtgggcgtataactcgaacggggtgggtggatgggtgggtgtataaCTCGAacagggtggatgggtgggccTATAACTCGAacggggtggatgggtgggtgtataaCTCGAACAGGGTtgatgggtgggcgtataactcGAACGGGGTTGATGGGTGGGCCTATAACTCGAacggggtggatgggtgggtgtataaCTCGAACAGGGTtgatgggtgggcgtataactcGAACGGGGTTGATGGGTGGGCCTATAACTCGAacggggtggatgggtgggtgtataaCTCGAacggggtggatgggtgggtgtataaCTCGAACAGGGTtgatgggtgggcgtataactcGAACGGGGTTGATGGGTGGGCCTATAACTCGAACGGGGTtgatgggtgggcgtataactcgaacggggtggatgggtgggtgtataaCTCGAACGGGGTTGATGGGTGGGCCTATAACTCGAACGGGGTTGATGGGTGGGCCTATAACTCGAACGGGGTtgatgggtgggcgtataactcgaacggggtggatgggtgggcgtataactcGAACGGGGTtgatgggtgggcgtataactcGAACGGGGTTGATGGGTGGCGTATAACTCGAACGGGGTtgatgggtgggcgtataactcGAACGGGGTtgatgggtgggcgtataactcGAACGGGGTtgatgggtgggcgtataactcgaacggggtggatgggtgggtgtataaCTCGAACGGGGTTGATGGGTGGGTGTATAACTCGAACGGGGTTGATGGGTGGGTGTATAACTCGAAcggggtggatgggtgggcgtataactcgaacggggtggatgggtgggcgtataactcGAACGGGGTtgatgggtgggcgtataactcGAACGGGGTtgatgggtgggcgtataactcGAACGGGGTtgatgggtgggcgtataactcGAACGGGGTtgatgggtgggcgtataacgcgaacgtctagcaacccaaaggtgagtttgaatctcatcacagacaactttagcattttagctaattagcaacttttcaactacttactactttttagctactttgcaactacttagcatgttagctaactctTCCCCTAATCTTAACCTTAACACTttcagctaacccttcccctaaccttaaccctttaaaagaaccttagccagctagctaacgttggtcACCTAGCTAGAACTCATAAAATATAATAGGTTTTGCAAATTCCTAACATATAATATGAATTATAATCCGTAACACATCATCACCAATAATGTGAATAATTGACTGTAGAAGTGCCTGATTAAATTTGACCCCGTGATGAAGTTCTTATTCATGACTTGAATCTGAAACTCCATCTGAAATCAATAGTTTCACCCAATTTTGACTAGGTCACAAATTTTTATCAGTCAGGAAAACAAGACACCATGTTTGGTTCCTGACTCAAATATTCCCCAGAGCTTAGTCTCATGTCCTTGTCTTTCTTCCTTTCAAACCGGTCTGATAAGGTGGCTGGTGAGAGCAAGAGGAGCTTAAGGCTGGAATTGAGTGTTTACCCACTGTCTTTATGCATGTC includes:
- the LOC135571505 gene encoding uncharacterized protein LOC135571505, whose translation is MLKLSVMRFKLTFGLLDVRVIRPPINPVRVIRPPINPVRVIRPPINPVRVIRPPINPVRVIRPPIHPVRVIRPPIHPVRVIHPPINPVRVIHPPINPVRVIHPPIHPVRVIRPPINPVRVIRPPINPVRVIRPPINPVRVIRHPSTPFELYAHPSTPFELYAHPSTPFELYAHPSTPFEL